The Chryseobacterium nakagawai genome has a segment encoding these proteins:
- a CDS encoding M15 family metallopeptidase yields MDKPSENRIKNLHPLVRKEVTQIVKECDEALTGRAKVRITQGLRSFKEQDALYAQGRTKAGKKVTNAKAGQSVHNYGLAVDICLIIDGKAASWDTAKDWDNDGVADWYECVKIFAKHGWEWGGNWKTFKDLSHFERRFIWKGERKINATWRNLQNLPKDKDGYVIFTK; encoded by the coding sequence ATGGATAAACCAAGTGAAAACAGAATAAAAAATCTCCATCCATTGGTAAGAAAAGAAGTCACACAGATTGTAAAAGAATGTGATGAAGCCCTTACCGGGAGAGCAAAAGTGAGGATTACTCAGGGATTAAGGTCCTTTAAGGAACAGGATGCATTATATGCGCAGGGAAGAACAAAAGCCGGAAAGAAAGTCACCAATGCCAAAGCCGGTCAAAGTGTTCACAATTACGGATTAGCGGTAGACATCTGCCTGATTATCGACGGAAAAGCAGCAAGTTGGGACACTGCGAAAGACTGGGATAATGATGGCGTAGCCGACTGGTACGAATGTGTGAAAATCTTTGCCAAACATGGCTGGGAATGGGGCGGAAACTGGAAAACCTTTAAAGACCTGTCGCACTTTGAGCGCAGATTTATCTGGAAAGGAGAGCGTAAGATCAACGCGACCTGGAGAAACTTACAAAATTTACCAAAAGATAAAGACGGATATGTAATTTTTACGAAATAG